The nucleotide sequence gtgtgtgtgtgtgtgtgtgtgtctgtctgtgtgtgtctgtgtgtgtctgtgtgtgtgtgtgtgtgtctgtgtgtgtctgtgtgtgtgtgtgtgtgtgtgtgtgtgtgtgtgtgtctgtgtgtgtgtgtgtgtgtgtgtgtctgtgtgtgtgtgtgtgtgtgtgtgtctgtgtgtgtgtgtgtgtgtgtgtgtgtgtgagtgtgtgtgtctgtgtgtctgtgtgtgtgtgtgtgagtgtgtgtgtgtgtgtgtgtctgtgtgtctgtgtgtgtgtgtgtgtgtgtgtgtgtgtctgtgtgtgtgtgtctgtgtgtgtctgtgtgtgtgtgtgtgtgtgtgtctgtgtgtgtgtctgtgcctgtgtgtgtgtgtctgtgcctgtgtgtgtctgtgtgtgtctgtgtgtgtctgtgtgtgtgtgtgtgtgtctgtgtgtgtgtgtgtgtctgtgtgtgtgtgtctgtgtgtgtgtgtgtgtgtgtgtgtgtctgtgtgtgtctgtgtgtgtctgtgtgtgtgtgtctgtgtgtgtgtgtctgtgtatgtgtgtgtgtgtgtctgtgtgtgtgtgtgtgtctgtgtgtgtctgtgtgtgtgtgtctgtgtgtgtctgtgtgtgtgtgtgtgtgtctgtgtgtgtgtctgtgcctgtgcctgtgtgtgtgtgtctgtgcctgtgtgtgtgtgtctgtgtgtgtgtgtgtctgtgtgtgtgtgtgtgtgtgtgtgtctgtgtgtgtgtgtgtgtgtgcctgtgtgtgtgtgtgtgtgtgtgtgtctgtgcctgtatctgtgtgtgtgtgtctgtgtgtgtctgtgtgtgtgtgtgtgtgtgtgtgtgtgtctgtgcctgtatctgtgtgtgtgtgtctgtgtgtgtctgtgtgtgtttgtctgtgtgtgtgtgtgtctgtgtgtgtgtgtgtgtgtgtgtgtctgtgtgtgtgtctgtgtgtgtgtgtgtgtgtgtgtctgtgcctgtatctgtgtgtgtgtgtctgtgtgtgtctgtgtgtgtgtgtgtgtgtctgtgtgtgtgtctgtgcctgtgcctgtgtgtgtgtgtctgtgcgtgtctgtgtgtgtttgtctgtgtgtgtgtctgtgtgtgtgcctgtgtgtgtgtcagtgtgtgtgtctgtgtgtgtgtgtgtgtgtgtgtgtgtgtgtgtgtgtgtgtgtgtgtgtctgtgtgtgtgtgtgtgtctgtgtgtgtgtgtgtgtgtgtgtgtgtgtctgtgtgtgtgtctctaagGATTTTGTCACATCTTGTGTCGCTCACTGaattttacaaacattttaccaggaggctgcaggagaagttccagaaaatgtccagagacactgactcagacattgtcctcacatacagaacacgtcaggaacatgtcaggaacacgtcaggaacatgtcaggaacatgtcaggaacacgtcaggaacacgtcaggaacacgtcaggaacatgtcaggaacacatcatgaacacgtcaggaacatgtcaggaacatgttagaacttcagttcatgtctgaaatcagtTGATGACACAGAGATGATGAGTCAACTCCAGTTTGATATCAACCACCTACAACAacactgtgtctctgttgtgtcctCAGGTGGAGCGTCCGTCCAGGAAGCGCCGGGATTCCTTCGGGATGTTGGACGGTTTGGACGAAGAccggagcagctgcagcacagagtcCAGTGGAGGCAGCGGAGCGTCCAGCCCCGAGgacagtgaagatgaagagTTGGGAGGAGCAGTGACTCAACTCAGCaccagctcctcttcctccctgacGCTCATCAAGACCAACGGACAGGTGTACACGTATCCTGACGGGAAGGCCGGCATGGGTCAGTGAGACACGAACATTTCAGATGAAGTAAAACACTTGAGAGCTTCTAGTTAAATATGAGAACGGGTCAATGAGTTGAAaaataaatccccacagatgaaataaaaaagtgtgcACGTTGTTTCTCAGTGTGtgatcttgtgtgtgtgtgtgtgtgtgtgtgtgttttcctcagcGACATGTGAGATGTGTGGAATGGTCGGAGTCAGAGACGCTTTCTACAGCAAAACCAAACGTTTCTGCAGCGTCTCCTGCTCCAGAAGTTTCTCATCCAACTCCAAGAAAGCCAGCATCCTCGCCAGACTGcaggtacaacacacacacacacacacacacacacacacacacacacaaagtttctATATGAAAATGACTTGTCACTTAATCTATAATTTTTCCTAATTAAGAAATAAActgctgtgttttaaataaagacattatTGCAGGACACAGCATCAAAGTGATGAATTTACACTTTCTGATGATTAATTAGTTCATCCATTAACTTAACGAGTTGTTTCTCTGTGAAGACATTTAATCCATTTCACCAGAGTCCATCAGTTCCGTGTGTTTCAGGGGAAACCTCCCACGAAGAAAGCCAAGGTTCTTCAGAAACAGCCTCTGATGACAAAACTCGCTGCCTACGCTCAGCATCAGTCCAACCAGCAGGGCGGCGTCAAAAAGAGCGGTGAGGAATAAGTTCAAACATTATCAGCATCACATGACACATGGCTGCACCGTGTGttgactgaaaacacacaaccacGGGAAAATGATTCTTCAGCAGGAACCAATGAGCTGCGAGCAACAGACGGAGGTGGGAACATGTTGAGGGACGGACTGACACATTCATTTATTGACGAGGATGTAATGACATAATGAacggtgcagtgtgtgtgtgtgtgtgtgtgtgtgtgtgtgtgtgtgtgtgtgtgtgtgtgtgtgtgtgtgtgtgtgtgtgtgtgtgtgtgtgtgtgtgtgagctgcagttACTGTGGACATGTTTGACTGGGGGCGTTACCTTGGAGATGGAGATGCGATGGGAGCGCCGGTCAGCTGCTTCAAACATGtaggtgaaacacacacacacacacacacacacacacacacattcagacctTTGTTCCGTTTGTTGGATTTGTTGGTGGCAGGTCTTCGTCATCGTGAGTCTGGTTGTTGTCGTCAgagttcttttattttttaggtCCCGATGGGGAAGTCGTGGGACGACGTCAGTGAAGGCGTTCGTGTTGAAGTCCCGAACACTGACAGTGGACTGCCCCTGAAGGTGTACTGGATCGCTGGCATCATTAAACTGGCAGgtactcgcacacacacacacacacacacacacacacacacacacacacgttctcaGATGTTTGTACAACATGTTTCTGTCgcgttgttctgtacacgtgacatccattgcacgtctgtccgtcctgggagagggatccgtCCTCTGTGTCCCTGAGGTTGGGCATGTTTCTCTCCCTCGAAGGGTCCGAGGACAGAGGGCGTCtctccctgtacagattgtaaagctgaggctaaatgtgttttgtgaatttgggcgatacaaataaaattagatttgatGTTATGTTCCTAACACcctgttaataaagatggacgacagttACTTCTCTTGGTTACAGATTTAACCCTGGAGCACATATGAcgagttgtgtgtctgtgtgttgtgcagGTTTCAAAGCCCTGTTGAGGTACGAAGGCTTCGACAGCGACTCCACCAGAGATTTCTGGTTGAACCTCTGTGTGCCGGACATCCACCCGGTCGGCTGGTGTGCTGCTGGAGGGAAACCTCTGGTCCCGCCTCAGAGTACGAGACAGATTAACGTCTGACTACATTCACATGAGTCCCTGTGTGTTAGAGAGCATGACTGTGAGATGTCTTCATGCTCTGATGTTCAGATTCAcgttcctcagactgtccatcgctgcagctcctctcttcagcctctgtctctttaagaccctcCTCCCGATGAAGcgtgctctgattggtcagctgctcctctctgttgtgattggtcatcCTCTTCAACACGTGTATGAAATGTCGGCCTTCGCTCTCGTTCACCAGGAACACGTTCAAAACATCTTTTGTTCCAGTTTCCAGGTTGAACGACAGTTTTCTTCTAAACGTGTCAACGAGCTTCGAGGTTTGTTTCCTGTGGTTTGGTGGGCGTGTCAGAGGTGTCGTCCAATCAGAAGTGACATGTATATAAACTCCACCTTATTAAAGAGACAGTGACAGGGCTTGATCTCTAAGAGGCAGCAGATCTCATCAAGTGAAGATGTTAGAAGAGACGTTTGTCTTCTAGAAtgaatctgaggagatattatggacaaagacagacactgtCAAATCATTCGTTCATAATTCATTCATGAAACATCACAGATTTCTTACACAGGAACCAGAAAGACCTCAGCTGCCAAACATTTGTCCTCAGCGGAGCGCTGGATCGttagggggcgtgtcagactTGGAGAGGAGTGTTTTATGTGGGGGCGGTCCTTATGATCAGCTGACcacctgtctttgtttttttcagccaTCCTGCACAGGTTCACCAACTGGAAGAGTGTCCTCATCAAAAGACTGACCGGAGCCAAAACCCTGCCACTGGACTTCTCCTCcaaggtcagagagacagacagagacagacagagacagagagagagacagacagagagacagacagagagagagacagacagagagagagagagacagacagagacagacagagagagagagacagacagagagagagacagagagagagagagagagacgaacagagagagagacagagagagagagagacagacagagagacagacagacagagagagagacagagagagagagagacagagagagagagagagagacgaacagagagagagacagagagagagagagacagacagagagacagacagacagagagagagacagagagagagacagacagagacagagagagacagacagagagacagacagacagagagacagacagagagagagagagacgaacagagagagagacagagagagagagagagacagacagagagagagacagagagagagacagacagagagacagacagagagacagagagagagacagagagagacagacagagagagacagacagacagagagacagacagacagagagacagacagagagacagacagacagagagagagacagagagagagacagacagagacagagagagacagacagagagacagagagagagacagagagagacagagagagacagacagagacagagagacagacagagagagagacagacagagagagagacagacagacagagagagagagacagacagagagagagagacagacagagagagacagacagagagagacagacagagacagacagagacagacccACTGAAGGACGAACATGTTGAACACATGTTTTTAACGATCGTCTCTTGGTGTCTCAGGTGCAGGACAGTATGAAGTTTCCCTTTAAGAAGCAGATGAGGCTGGAGGTGGTGGATAAGACTCACCTGTGTCGGACTCGGGTCGCTCTGGTTGAACAGGTGGGACTCTCACCTGAGGCTGTTTCTCTTTAGTCTGATACTGGTTCAGTCTTCAGTCTgtggttttcactgtgaaccaacagaaccaggttcagtttgatccagacccagaactcctcctcTGGTCTGAGGGACGTCCACAGCTCCTGTCACAGCTTCAGACTGAGCTGAGAGTCTGAAGCTGTGAAGCTGTGAACGAGTCCTGAGAAGTTTGTCTTCTCTGATCAGAACTTGTGTCCAGAGGAGTTTGAGTGATGTGGTAAAACTGGTGTTTCTGTCGCAGGTGATCGGCGGTCGTCTCCGTCTGGTCTACGAGGAGTGTGACGATGGGACGGACGACTTCTGGTGTCACATGTACAGTCCTCTGATCCACAGCATCGGCTGGTCTCGATCCATCGGACACCGCTTCAAACGCTCCGGTGAGTCAGCTGATCGGTGATCCGGCCACAGGCGTCCACTGAAACTGAACCGGAGAAGAAACTGAAAGAGTCAtttgatggagggatgatgtgAAACATGAATCTCATCCCACAAATGACCTTTTTATGTTTCTGCTCTGGTGACACCTGGTGGTCGAAGGCGTTATTTCATTTTCCTTCATCTTTTCCAGTGTGTCCACATCTGAGCTAACCATCATGTCGTCAACGTGTTGCTGTCCATCCTGTTTACTCTCTTGAGTCTCACAGATGTAGCTCCACGTGGAGCCCCCTGCAGGTCACTGAGCACATTtcagcatctgtgtgtttgtttccagatGTGACGAAGAAGCTGGACAGTCACGTGGACGCTCCGGGGAAGTTGTTCGCCAAGGTGAGAGAGACGATGTTTCACTTCACGTTTTATTTCGTCtttgcaaagaaagaaagaagttcTTCCTTTCTACAACAGGAACATCCACTCTCACATGTAGGGGGCGCTCACGAGGTACTCCAGAATGAGTGTTGTGCACGTctggtgtgtgttcaggtgaagGAGGTGGATCAGAGCGGCTCGTGGTTCGAGGACGGGATGAAGCTGGAGGCCATCGACCCTCTGAACCTGTCTGCCATCTGCGTGGCCACGGTCAGGAAGGTGAGGAGTCACCGAGCCGCTCGCTCTGTTTCGCCATGACAACGCCACAGGTGTtaaactcctcctcctgcaggtccTGGCTGACGGGTTCCTGATGATCGGTATCGATGGTTCTGAGGCAGCAGACGGTTCGGACTGGTTCTGTTATCACTGcacctctccctccatcttccccTCCGGCTTCTGTGAGATCAACAACATCGAGCTGACTCCACCCAGAGGTACGGCAGCGCCCCCTACAGGAGAGGAGTACAACTGTGGACAGGTGTATGACGTGGGCTTGTATGTTGGCTCTCAGGTTACTCCGCTCTGCCGTTCCGATGGTTCGAGTACCTGAGGGAAAGTAAATCAGTGGCCGCTCCGGTCAGCCTCTTCAGCAGTGTGAGTCGTGACACCGTCACTGACGCCGAATGTTCTTAAAGAACCTGTTCTCAGTTTCTCCGTCTGTCCTCCACCAGGACGTCCCCAACCACGGCTTCCACCCGGGCATGAAGCTGGAGGCCGTCGACCTCATGGAGCCCCGGCTAGTGTGTGTCGCCACGGTAACCCGCATCGTCCACCGGCTGCTACGGATACACTTTGATGGCTGGGAGGACGAGTACGACCAGTGGGTCGACTGTGAGTCACCTGACCTGTACCCGGTCGGCTGGTGTCAGCTGACGGGATACCAGCTGCAGCCACCTGCTGTTAgcgcaggtaacacacacacacacacacacacacacacacatacagacacacatacacatacacacacacacacacacatacacacacacatacatacagacacacacacacagacacacatacacacacatacacacacacatacatacagacacacacacacacacacacatacatacagacacacacacacacacactcacacacatacacatacatacacacacacacacacacacacacatacatacatacatacagacacacacacacacactcacatacatacagacacacacacacacacgcacatacatacagacacacacacacacacactcacacacatacacatacatacacacacacacacacacacatacacacatacatacagacacacacacacacactcacatacatacagacacacacacacacacacacatacatacagacacacacacacacacactcacacacatacacatacatacacacacacacacacacacacacacacatacatacatacatacagacacacacacacacacagacacacacacacacacacacatacacatacacacacacacacacacacagacacacacacacacacacacatacatacacatacacacacacacacacacacacacacacacacacagacacacacacacacactcacacacacacacacacatacatacacacatacactcacacactcacacacacacacacacacaaacacactcacacacacacacacacaaacacactcacacacacacactctcacacacatacacacacacacacacacacacacacacatacagacacacacacacacagacacacacacacacacacatcttctcctgaagttagcatgctaaccagctagcctCGGCGCGTCacatgtatgttgtgtgtatgttgtgtgtcaGGCTCCAGAGAGCTACAATCATCAGCCTccaaacagaggaagaaatcTCAACAGTACAAGGGACAGAAGAAGAGTGAGTGTCACATCACCACACGTCATCGTGATGTTTTTACTTCTCCCTGTTTCCAAACCTTCACTTTGCTGtgagatgtttttcatttgcttcaGAATCGAACTTTTCTAATGTTCATTGACGTATTTTCCCTGAATTCATCAGCTTCAGTGTTTCAGATTAGTTTATATTGAATCATGTCATGTGATGAAGTTCATCACGTTCTGTCGTCTGCAACTAAACGATGCTCCGTATTCTGTTATTTCATTATAAACGATATTTTGAAGTTCATGTGAATCTTTGGTGTTTTGATCAatgaatgatgaaaataatcagcaggTTCATGAAGTTCATTGAGTAATTGTTagtttttgctttgtttatttttcagttttttactgAAGATTTAAGATCATCTGCAGAAAACCTTCAATGAAACAACTTGTGGTTTTATTTCTAGACATGTTTGTTGATTATGATGAGATGGTTATtaggtttattattattcatatttttagaaGAAGGCTCATGTCCAGTTCTCGTCTAACCGACCTTTCCTCCGTCGCTCAGAGAGGAAGTTGCCCATCGCTAAGCGACCCGTCAGTCTGTCAGGCGCCACGGTAACAGGCGTCCCCAGGAGTCTATCTGGAGACGAGAATGAGACTCCGCCAGATTACCCATCACCCCCCATTCCTGCCTCAGCAGCTCAACCACTGTCTGCAGATCAAGAGAACAGTCCCCACACTGAGGGGGGGGCAGgtatgtacacagacacacaaccagttcagtgtttgttgtaaatgtgtgtttgtgatgttgtgttctctattttattataatataatatattataatataatatattatattatattatattatattatattatattatatcatattatattatattatattatgaaaAGTGTGAAGACGATCCGATGAAGAtttgagacacagacagacgctGGATCTGTTAGATAAATGTTCTGAACACCTTCCGACACTTTGATCCGGAACCATCCAGATTCTAACAAGTGG is from Paralichthys olivaceus isolate ysfri-2021 chromosome 5, ASM2471397v2, whole genome shotgun sequence and encodes:
- the LOC109648184 gene encoding MBT domain-containing protein 1-like isoform X2, whose translation is MENLRDLVERPSRKRRDSFGMLDGLDEDRSSCSTESSGGSGASSPEDSEDEELGGAVTQLSTSSSSSLTLIKTNGQVYTYPDGKAGMATCEMCGMVGVRDAFYSKTKRFCSVSCSRSFSSNSKKASILARLQGKPPTKKAKVLQKQPLMTKLAAYAQHQSNQQGGVKKSVTVDMFDWGRYLGDGDAMGAPVSCFKHVPMGKSWDDVSEGVRVEVPNTDSGLPLKVYWIAGIIKLAGFKALLRYEGFDSDSTRDFWLNLCVPDIHPVGWCAAGGKPLVPPQTILHRFTNWKSVLIKRLTGAKTLPLDFSSKVQDSMKFPFKKQMRLEVVDKTHLCRTRVALVEQVIGGRLRLVYEECDDGTDDFWCHMYSPLIHSIGWSRSIGHRFKRSDVTKKLDSHVDAPGKLFAKEHPLSHVGGAHEVLQNECCARLVCVQVKEVDQSGSWFEDGMKLEAIDPLNLSAICVATVRKVLADGFLMIGIDGSEAADGSDWFCYHCTSPSIFPSGFCEINNIELTPPRGYSALPFRWFEYLRESKSVAAPVSLFSSDVPNHGFHPGMKLEAVDLMEPRLVCVATVTRIVHRLLRIHFDGWEDEYDQWVDCESPDLYPVGWCQLTGYQLQPPAVSAGSRELQSSASKQRKKSQQYKGQKKKRKLPIAKRPVSLSGATVTGVPRSLSGDENETPPDYPSPPIPASAAQPLSADQENSPHTEGGAASHVKDEFRPETTDAETNGSSGGFFINQDQA
- the LOC109648184 gene encoding MBT domain-containing protein 1-like isoform X1: MENLRDLVERPSRKRRDSFGMLDGLDEDRSSCSTESSGGSGASSPEDSEDEELGGAVTQLSTSSSSSLTLIKTNGQVYTYPDGKAGMATCEMCGMVGVRDAFYSKTKRFCSVSCSRSFSSNSKKASILARLQFRVFQGKPPTKKAKVLQKQPLMTKLAAYAQHQSNQQGGVKKSVTVDMFDWGRYLGDGDAMGAPVSCFKHVPMGKSWDDVSEGVRVEVPNTDSGLPLKVYWIAGIIKLAGFKALLRYEGFDSDSTRDFWLNLCVPDIHPVGWCAAGGKPLVPPQTILHRFTNWKSVLIKRLTGAKTLPLDFSSKVQDSMKFPFKKQMRLEVVDKTHLCRTRVALVEQVIGGRLRLVYEECDDGTDDFWCHMYSPLIHSIGWSRSIGHRFKRSDVTKKLDSHVDAPGKLFAKEHPLSHVGGAHEVLQNECCARLVCVQVKEVDQSGSWFEDGMKLEAIDPLNLSAICVATVRKVLADGFLMIGIDGSEAADGSDWFCYHCTSPSIFPSGFCEINNIELTPPRGYSALPFRWFEYLRESKSVAAPVSLFSSDVPNHGFHPGMKLEAVDLMEPRLVCVATVTRIVHRLLRIHFDGWEDEYDQWVDCESPDLYPVGWCQLTGYQLQPPAVSAGSRELQSSASKQRKKSQQYKGQKKKRKLPIAKRPVSLSGATVTGVPRSLSGDENETPPDYPSPPIPASAAQPLSADQENSPHTEGGAASHVKDEFRPETTDAETNGSSGGFFINQDQA
- the LOC109648184 gene encoding MBT domain-containing protein 1-like isoform X4 translates to MENLRDLVERPSRKRRDSFGMLDGLDEDRSSCSTESSGGSGASSPEDSEDEELGGAVTQLSTSSSSSLTLIKTNGQVYTYPDGKAGMATCEMCGMVGVRDAFYSKTKRFCSVSCSRSFSSNSKKASILARLQGKPPTKKAKVLQKQPLMTKLAAYAQHQSNQQGGVKKSVTVDMFDWGRYLGDGDAMGAPVSCFKHVPMGKSWDDVSEGVRVEVPNTDSGLPLKVYWIAGIIKLAGFKALLRYEGFDSDSTRDFWLNLCVPDIHPVGWCAAGGKPLVPPQTILHRFTNWKSVLIKRLTGAKTLPLDFSSKVQDSMKFPFKKQMRLEVVDKTHLCRTRVALVEQVIGGRLRLVYEECDDGTDDFWCHMYSPLIHSIGWSRSIGHRFKRSDVTKKLDSHVDAPGKLFAKVKEVDQSGSWFEDGMKLEAIDPLNLSAICVATVRKVLADGFLMIGIDGSEAADGSDWFCYHCTSPSIFPSGFCEINNIELTPPRGYSALPFRWFEYLRESKSVAAPVSLFSSDVPNHGFHPGMKLEAVDLMEPRLVCVATVTRIVHRLLRIHFDGWEDEYDQWVDCESPDLYPVGWCQLTGYQLQPPAVSAGSRELQSSASKQRKKSQQYKGQKKKRKLPIAKRPVSLSGATVTGVPRSLSGDENETPPDYPSPPIPASAAQPLSADQENSPHTEGGAASHVKDEFRPETTDAETNGSSGGFFINQDQA
- the LOC109648184 gene encoding MBT domain-containing protein 1-like isoform X3 is translated as MENLRDLVERPSRKRRDSFGMLDGLDEDRSSCSTESSGGSGASSPEDSEDEELGGAVTQLSTSSSSSLTLIKTNGQVYTYPDGKAGMATCEMCGMVGVRDAFYSKTKRFCSVSCSRSFSSNSKKASILARLQFRVFQGKPPTKKAKVLQKQPLMTKLAAYAQHQSNQQGGVKKSVTVDMFDWGRYLGDGDAMGAPVSCFKHVPMGKSWDDVSEGVRVEVPNTDSGLPLKVYWIAGIIKLAGFKALLRYEGFDSDSTRDFWLNLCVPDIHPVGWCAAGGKPLVPPQTILHRFTNWKSVLIKRLTGAKTLPLDFSSKVQDSMKFPFKKQMRLEVVDKTHLCRTRVALVEQVIGGRLRLVYEECDDGTDDFWCHMYSPLIHSIGWSRSIGHRFKRSDVTKKLDSHVDAPGKLFAKVKEVDQSGSWFEDGMKLEAIDPLNLSAICVATVRKVLADGFLMIGIDGSEAADGSDWFCYHCTSPSIFPSGFCEINNIELTPPRGYSALPFRWFEYLRESKSVAAPVSLFSSDVPNHGFHPGMKLEAVDLMEPRLVCVATVTRIVHRLLRIHFDGWEDEYDQWVDCESPDLYPVGWCQLTGYQLQPPAVSAGSRELQSSASKQRKKSQQYKGQKKKRKLPIAKRPVSLSGATVTGVPRSLSGDENETPPDYPSPPIPASAAQPLSADQENSPHTEGGAASHVKDEFRPETTDAETNGSSGGFFINQDQA